Genomic segment of Streptomyces longhuiensis:
CGTCGATGGCCAGGTCGACGGAGCCGGAGTGGTCGCCGGAGGGGGTGACGGTCTGGGAGACGTAGCGCCAGCCGGAGGGGCCGGGGGCGCAGTGGAAGTGTTCTTCGCCGAGGGGGGTGTGGTCGTGGGTGTCGTGGAGCGAATAGCGGCCGCGGGGCATGGGGGCTCTCGAGGTCCTTCGGGGTCGTGCGGACGTCGGGTGGTGCGGGTTGCCGGGCCGGTACGGGGCAGGCCCCCCGCACCGGAGTGCGAGGGGCCTGCGTAGCACCGGGGTCCGCTCGGGATCAGTAGCGGTAGTGGTCCGGCTTGAACGGGCCGTCGACCTCTACGCCGATGTACGAGGCCTGCTCGGGGCGCAGCGTCGTCAGCTTCACGCCGAGGGCGTCGAGGTGGAGGCGGGCGACCTTCTCGTCGAGGTGCTTGGGGAGCACGTAGACGTCGGTCGGGTACTCCTCGGGCTTCGTGAACAGCTCGATCTGGGCCAGGGTCTGGTCCGCGAAGGAGTTGGACATCACGAAGGACGGGTGGCCCGTCGCGTTGCCCAGGTTCAGGAGGCGGCCCTCGGAGAGGACGATGAGGACCTTGCCGTCGGGGTACTTCCAGGTGTGGACCTGGGGCTTGACCTCGTCCTTGACGATGCCCGGGGTCTGCGCGAGGCCGGCCATGTCGATCTCGTTGTCGAAGTGGCCGATGTTGCCCACGATCGCCTGGTGCTTCATCTTGGCCATGTCCGAGGCCATGATGATGTCCTTGTTGCCGGTCGTGGTGACGAAGATGTCGGCCTTGTCGATGACCTCGTCGAGCGTCGTGACCTGGTAGCCGTCCATCGCCGCCTGCAGGGCGCAGATCGGGTCGATCTCGGTGATGATCACTCGGGCGCCCTGGCCGCGGAGAGACTCGGCGCAGCCCTTGCCCACGTCGCCGTAGCCGCAGACGACGGCGGTCTTGCCGCCGATGAGGACGTCGGTGGCGCGGTTGATGCCGTCGATCAGGGAGTGGCGGCAGCCGTACTTGTTGTCGAACTTCGACTTCGTGACGGCGTCGTTCACGTTGATCGCCGGGAACAGCAGGGTGCCGTCGCGGTGCATCTCGTAGAGGCGGTGGACGCCGGTCGTGGTCTCCTCGGTCACGCCGCGGATCTCCGAGGCGAGCTGGGTCCACTTCTGCGAGCCCTCGGTGATGGTGCGGTTGAGGAGCTCGAGGATGACGCGGTGTTCGTCCGACTCGGCGGTGTCGGCCGAGGGGACCTTGCCGTCCTTCTCGTACTCGACGCCCTTGTGGACGAGGAGGGTGGCGTCGCCACCGTCGTCGAGGATCATGTTCGGGCCGCCGGTGGGGCTGTTCGGCCAGGTCAGGGCCTGCTCCGTGCACCACCAGTACTCGTCGAGGGTCTCGCCCTTCCAGGCGAAGACCGGGACGCCCTGGGGGTTGTCCGGGGTGCCGTTCGGGCCGACGGCGATGGCCGCGGCGGCGTGGTCCTGGGTGGAGAAGATGTTGCAGGAGGCCCAGCGGACCTCGGCGCCGAGGGCGACGAGGGTCTCGATGAGGACGGCGGTCTGCACCGTCATGTGCAGGGAGCCGGTGACGCGGGCGCCGGCGAGCGGCTGCGTGGCGGCGTATTCCTTGCGGATGGACATCAGGCCGGGCATCTCGTGCTCGGCGAGGGTGATCTCCTTGCGGCCGAAATCGGCCAGGGAGAGATCGGCGACCTTGAAGTCCTGGTCCTGTCGGTTGTCGACAGTCGTCATAGGGAGCTTGCTCCTCGTGGTGGTGGGTCGAGGTGGGCATGGCTGGTCTGCGGCGTCGGACATACGGGTGCCCGGCGCTCGCAGCGCAGTCCGTCGGAGGCCCTCTCTCCCTCGGCCGGCCCGTCGTGCGGGCCGCCCGACCGCCATCAGCAGCGACGTCTGGCTCAGTGACGAATCTACACCGATCGGCCCAGCCGGACCCAGCCCGCCTCCGGGTCCGGCGTGAGCGGGGAGATCAGCCGGCGTCCGGGCCGGGGCTGTGGGGGGCCGAGTTTTCCGAGGTCGGGCTGTCCGGGG
This window contains:
- the ahcY gene encoding adenosylhomocysteinase encodes the protein MTTVDNRQDQDFKVADLSLADFGRKEITLAEHEMPGLMSIRKEYAATQPLAGARVTGSLHMTVQTAVLIETLVALGAEVRWASCNIFSTQDHAAAAIAVGPNGTPDNPQGVPVFAWKGETLDEYWWCTEQALTWPNSPTGGPNMILDDGGDATLLVHKGVEYEKDGKVPSADTAESDEHRVILELLNRTITEGSQKWTQLASEIRGVTEETTTGVHRLYEMHRDGTLLFPAINVNDAVTKSKFDNKYGCRHSLIDGINRATDVLIGGKTAVVCGYGDVGKGCAESLRGQGARVIITEIDPICALQAAMDGYQVTTLDEVIDKADIFVTTTGNKDIIMASDMAKMKHQAIVGNIGHFDNEIDMAGLAQTPGIVKDEVKPQVHTWKYPDGKVLIVLSEGRLLNLGNATGHPSFVMSNSFADQTLAQIELFTKPEEYPTDVYVLPKHLDEKVARLHLDALGVKLTTLRPEQASYIGVEVDGPFKPDHYRY